One segment of Verrucomicrobiia bacterium DNA contains the following:
- a CDS encoding type II toxin-antitoxin system VapC family toxin has protein sequence MLYLDASSIVRLYVNDPGWERVKALAETDSVACSVHGQAETVAAFHRKFREGIFSTKDFASALGQFREDCRYGAYEWLPVSLDVAARISAVYETLPASIALRASDAVHLSAAAENGFKQIYSNDVRLIGASSAFGLKGLNVISA, from the coding sequence ATGCTCTACCTTGACGCCAGCTCCATCGTTCGCTTGTATGTGAACGACCCCGGTTGGGAACGGGTCAAAGCACTGGCCGAAACCGACTCTGTTGCCTGTTCTGTTCACGGCCAGGCAGAGACGGTGGCCGCCTTCCATCGCAAATTTCGGGAAGGGATTTTCAGCACAAAGGATTTTGCCTCTGCGCTTGGGCAGTTTCGGGAAGATTGCCGCTATGGGGCCTATGAGTGGCTGCCCGTGTCGTTGGACGTGGCGGCGCGGATCTCCGCCGTTTACGAAACTTTGCCTGCCTCGATTGCTTTGCGGGCATCCGATGCCGTGCACCTTTCGGCGGCCGCTGAGAACGGTTTTAAACAGATCTACTCCAATGACGTGAGGCTGATCGGCGCATCAAGCGCTTTTGGCTTGAAAGGGCTGAACGTCATCTCAGCATGA